The following is a genomic window from Aquila chrysaetos chrysaetos chromosome 2, bAquChr1.4, whole genome shotgun sequence.
tcATACAGTTATCACAAAATAACTGCCATATAGCACCTTGTCACCACTTTGTTCACAGATTCTGAATTCATGATAAAATGTGAGGTGATATAAGTTAGTTTAGCTCTCAATGTCTGCAACAGAGTTTACAGACAGTAAGATAACAAGCTGCCTCTTAACCAAGACAATGAACTTTAGAATTTGAACTCTGAAGGCTGAAAAAGGTTGTCTAGAATTTGGTGAATTATAATACAGTATAGTAACATATACAGTCTCATACATAATAATAATCCATCTTACAGTGAACAACCCCTACTCTTTGGACAGTGACTTATGCTGTTCTTTCATGGGTGTCAAAAGCAGCAGATTCTACGTGCGCTTTTACTTCATAGTATGCAACACAGTCTGTTTTTataaaccaccaaaaaaccccataatcCATTGCAGACATCTTATAATTAATACATTTATAGTTGCCAAATTGCTGCAAAACCACAGGACTGGGTTTCAAAGAGAATAACATATAAAATAGGAATTTACAGATATCAAGAAAACTGCACTGTAATAGAAACACATATCCAAGTTATCCCTGTGAAAACCTAACATAAGAATCattttgtcttcactgaaaATCAGGTGGGAAGGGAGAACTCTTCCATCTGTACAAATTAACTGCAGCGCACAGATAGTATCAGTTTTCAAGAAGACATCCATTTCCACACCACAGCTGCTCTGTTACATATCCTGTTAAACAATGGTATTATAAAGCCAACCAAAAAAGTAAGTCTTTAATTCCTAAACAGTAAACAAATAAGCCACCCAGTAAAATGGCAGGTCTTATTCTTCTCTGTGGTCTCCTGTCTTGGCTCTGCTTAGTATAATTCCTTTCCAACTGTGCATGTTGGGTCTTGTTTAATGCACAAGAATGAGCTGGAAACCAGAGTTTGGGAAATCATATGTACACAACAAAGGTTCATATTCTCAAGTATTAAGATATTTTCTTATATaaggaaagctattttttatatttatgaaagAAGAGTTCAAGATAGAATAATCAAAGACATCACctcacttttaaataaaatgttctatTTACCTGTCTTTAATGTTGGTCAGGTGTCCTCTCCAGTTCCCTCCTGGTATACTAATGTGTACACAgggaaagataaataaaaacattaggTTCTTATTTAACAATACCTGAATTACAGATAAAGAGTAATTCTATTGTGGTcaacatttagaaataaaagaccAATCAATCATCCACCCTGCAAAGAAATCATACAAAGATTCATGTATAATTTAGCAACGCctgaaaatattatataaagAACTGGCATTTAACAACATTCAGAGAACTAACATCACCAACCTCGCCAGTTTACGTTGTCCCCAAATGTTAAGAACCCTACAAGTAATGAGGCTGCATTGTCAATTTTTAAGTTGCTGCCCTACACATTCATAAAGCACCTCAGAAACCAGATGGTAAAACAGGAATCAAGATTTCTATGCAGATGTTGTCCAGAGAGATTAAGAAAGATATCCCTAGACCAAAATGCTGCACTGAGACTTTTTGACTTCACATCATTATCATCATCACCACCACTACCACAGCCGCCATCATACTGGTATAAATATTCCTTTTTGCCCACAAGATCCAAAACAGAATAGGTTACAGAACAGGAATACCCATGACAACATGCAACTGCAGACATCTCTCCCTTTGCCACTGTTTATTATCATAGGCTGCACATTCACATATGCCATGGGCTTTGGAATAATGATCCTGCTTCTGCCCTCCTTTCCCATTTCTCATGCTCATACATAGCGGTTCTTTAGTTTTCTTACAAAGACAACAGGcaacagaaaatactgtgattCTTTGTTGCACACTCAGATCTCTGTATTGGATCTGGCTTTACTCACTACTAGAAGACAGTGCTGgtctgctcttcagaaaaatcattttttaaaactagcaCCTATTCAGTTACATTCACAGAGCACACTTCAGTGCTTACTGTACCATCGGTTTCCTTTATCAGCAAAAGTTACCTTCTAATCTGCATCGTTTTTGTAAGACTAACAGTGCTAGAAGTTATCAGATTCTATTTCTTTTTGGGAACTCCACGTAAACTGCTTATTTCTCTTCAACCACCAGCACATATAAGTTCAGCACTAGCAACTGGAACAGACAGGTAAAACTGAGCATTTTGTACAGGTTCACAGATAAAAAGCCAGATGGGATAACTGATCACCTAGTTTCATCCCTCTATTACGgactttgtttcttcttcatgtTTGAAACACTACTTCCTTTAGGGAAAGACCCAACGTTGATCTTAAAACACTAGTCTACCACAGCCTTTCACGAATTATTCTAACAGTCAAATACAGTATTAAAGATACAAACAGGAGTTTGTCTAGCCTCAGCTTGCAGCATTGGTTTGCCACAGGCAATATATAGCTCTTCAACACACTGACCACCTCTGCAGTCTCCTTGCCAAGGACTTCTTATGTTAAGTTTCCTGCGCATGCAGCGCACACCTACAGGTAAGTCCTTCTCTGATCACTGGGAAAATAGCACCCCATGACAGATTTTCACCCACTAAACCAGTTCATCTCGATTGAAGCCTACTCTGTCTGCTCCCTAGCTAttcccaggaaagaaaatagctaGGGTGACAGCAGTATAAGCCATTCTAATAATGGTAGTGCATTCCCACAGCCATATTTTCCATCCAGGAAGACTAACTTGTAAAATGGCTGTGTAGCTTACATAAACCAAAgccaacagtttaaaaaaaagtcatagacAAGCTCACGTACAACAGCATGACAAAGATGCAATGGGCTCAGGTGAACTACACTGTGCACGCACAGCATAACTAGTTGTAATCTGCAGAGTCTGACCATTGCTACTCATGAAAACAAACTGCGTGGCCTGCTAAATACTGTGCTAAAATGAAGAGCCTCCTATTAAGATTATTCCTCTCCTATTATTCTATACAAAGTCAACATTTAATCTTCACTTAACCCAAGCTAAAtctgctgcctctttcctttAAAGACAGAAACTATCTAATTTTCAAATAACTACTTCTACACTCTGATAGATTATAGGAAAAACTCTCATACCTGTCAATATTCCTTACGTACCAACCCCAGAAAGAGATGAAGTCGGATATTTTGGACAGCCATGACCCATCACAATTTCCCACTTTCTGTACCAAGGAGTAATATTTAACAGGTAAAATCTtacaagaaaagctgaaatcagTAAGAATTTTACACTTTTACACTAATTTgggagcaaaaataaaatgcatcttttcatGACAACGTGTCTCTCATGGAGAAACAACAACCAAAATGAGATGTTGAGGGATCTTATTAGCGTTCATCTGAGAATAATCTGAATCCCATCCTCATGAACTGGAGCTTGCTATTGAAACATTATTTACCTTTCAAACCATAGCTTTATACTCCGCATAAATGTTTTGTGAGGGTATATTTGGTTCTCTCTCAAATATAAGAGGATACCAAACAGCTCTTTTTGTAACTCAGCACCTTTCATACCCCTGCTGAAGTCAAAAAAAGCCTGCAGGACATCCAAGGTTGGTATCAAATCCTTAGCCAACATTTCACGGTAAAGTTCAAACGCGAGGTTCATTTCTTGATGACGGCTGGCTGCTTTGATACAGGATTCATAGTTTGTCCGTGAGGGAGTCATAAtcttttttacttcttccaAAAGAGTCAAAGCCATTCTCCATTGATCTGAATTACTCAGCCCCCTGATAAGAAGGTTGTAAGCCCCactttctaaaattttaaatctgattttcatTATATCATACACATCACAAATTTCTGAAGTCTGCCTCTGCTGGACACACAATACCAGATATTTGACCAACAAATTATATGCAATGTCACCGTTACTCTTTGCCACATGGGTCAGTAAGGACTTAGCCACATCAATGGGGCTGTTGCACCTGACCATACTGTTAAACATCActtcttcaaatatttcaggTGACGGAAAGCTTTCCCTCAGCCTGTTCCATTCCTCAGCCTCCAAAGGTTTTTCTGGAGGCTGTACGTTGGTAAACTTATGCCTTGACAGAACTTGACTCATTAAACGTTTCTTTGGAGCTccaacagaggaagaaaagtggCGTTTCTCTTCAGAT
Proteins encoded in this region:
- the LOC115333320 gene encoding mitochondrial ribonuclease P catalytic subunit isoform X3 → MALFFQTSQQGFQTLLWKCRLFWPVSRCQQLFAVSFSIPNREKVSYFSFMTSSNTALPVGSKRTDVFPTKKRSEINSEEKRGWDEETKEVSEEKRHFSSSVGAPKKRLMSQVLSRHKFTNVQPPEKPLEAEEWNRLRESFPSPEIFEEVMFNSMVRCNSPIDVAKSLLTHVAKSNGDIAYNLLVKYLVLCVQQRQTSEICDVYDIMKIRFKILESGAYNLLIRGLSNSDQWRMALTLLEEVKKIMTPSRTNYESCIKAASRHQEMNLAFELYREMLAKDLIPTLDVLQAFFDFSRGMKGAELQKELFGILLYLRENQIYPHKTFMRSIKLWFESIPGGNWRGHLTNIKDSGQCPVCNHQLEDSDLTEEEYNNLRERIIRDVIHGTDTFRKTSPQEFEAFQTFVENRLPFDIVIDGLNVSHIKPRRMQCENTAKKRKKERKQPTKQSNPFFCLQTFLPDEGREGRRNLCMCCSPGYWCCCQVVPHL